The genome window taaaatgcaacatcCTGCAACAGTTTTTGTTATACCCTGATTGTTTTAGTTGCAGTACACTTATTACCAAAATGAGAAAATCAACATGTCACATGCCACTTGCTGGCAAATTCAGGGACCAGTGTTTTCTTGAGTCTTCACTCTGCATCCTAATCATCTCAGACcaattaaatatttgtttgatGTAAAGCAGAACACTACAATAACACATTTGGTGACTGGCTGCTAATATTTAAAGAGTCCAAGATGTAAAACCTTATTTGACCTATTGTACCTGATGTCTTCAATCACCTGACTTCACCCTACTTTATGCTTTTACTCCactaaatttattttaaagctgTAGTTACTTGTTTCTTTGAAGAATAGAATTGTGTATACAAAATATAGCCAaaatcaactaataaattattttaaaggcTATTACTATAGGTTAAACTACTCAACGTTATGTCTATAAAGTAATCAAAATGAGGTCAACCTGAGCCAGCTGCAGCATAAAAGTGACACataaatgcatcaataattacaaTACATTAATGTCATatacattattctgaaatgtgCCATTCTACATAATGAGTGCATTTACTTTAACTCTACGTTTAGTATATTTTACCACTAATACTCCTACTACTAGGCTCCTACTTAAATTTTGAATGTAGGACTGAACTTGTAGCAAAGTAGCTAGTTTTTTAGTGAGGTATAAGGACTTTTACGGTTTCACTTGAGTTAAAGACCTGAGTACTTCTTTCTCAGGCACACGGACGAGCCACAGATTTCACTCAGGCAAAACGGAAGTCTCCTGTTTCCTGCCTGTAGTTGGGTCCTGTACAGCAGCCCGTGCGAGGTTGTCCTGGAGACCCCGCGCTGCCTGCACCTCTATCGTCTCGGGTGAGTTTGTTATAATGTAGAGATTTCTCTATTAATCCGAATAACTGTAACAAAGCTGCAATATTCTCGTACTGCAGCGAAGCCACAAACTGCACGGCTATCGCAAACGAAACGCCACATCGCTGCACGACCCGGCAAACATAGTCATTTTCCACCGAATTCCCAAGCATACCCCCCTCATCCAAGAGTATTCCAACATTAACTCATATTTTGCTTGCAAAGGGAGATAGATAGCTCGCTACGCAATTGCGTTTACACTTCCAAGCAAGCAGTACTACCACGTCTTGGTTAAATCGAGGTGCCGCTGTGCAATACGAGTGTTTAAATTGTGTCACTCGGTGGTTTGTTTTGAATGTCAAAGGCTCAGGCTAGCTGTGCGTCTGAATATTATTGATAGCTGGGTTGTCTTAGCAGGCTAGCAAGCTAGGCTAACGAAATTCAATCCAGATGCATCAAAATGCTGGAAATAGAGACGAAAAGGGGTATGAAAGCAAATGGTTTATTAAATTAGGTTCTTAAGTCAGTCGCATAGCTGTTAAATGCTGTGTATTGTTTTGAATCGTTAAAATATGCATGAAAAGATCTTAGAAAACACCAGCTAGCATGTAGCAAGCCGCTTGCAGTGTCTCCATTCATATCCTGCGCACTGGGTCTGCTCTGACCGAGTAATGGCTCCGATCCGATGCCTTTTTAGAGCGGCAACCGGGGATGCGTTTCCCTCGTAACCGtggttgtatgtgtgtttggaaaTGTTGTTGACTTGTTTTTGTGCTCCCGCAAGTGCTATGCACAGTTGTTGAGACTTGGTGGTAAATTAAGCGAGAGTCTGCACTCTGTATCTTTGAAGGCTGTGTAGAAACCGCGCGTTTTCGGTTTGTTGTCTGTCGCTTGCTATCCGCTGTTTCTCGGGTTGTAGCAAACATAACTGCAGTTTCATTTCATGAGTTCATATCAACAGAGTGATCTCTGGTTATTGCGTTGATATATATGGAAACATGACATGTAACAGCTGATGAGAAGGTGGGctgatgtgttaatgtgttaactTTGTATTCcgtatgtaaaaaaataaacatctcAATTGTGAGTGTTAATGTAGATGTTGAAGTCCAACAACCTTTCCTCCTTGCATTTTCCTTGCTTTATTCTCACAAGACTCACTGCAGGCTCCAGAGATGTCTGACAGCAATATGTGATGAAATGTTTTGAGTCATCATTCATGATTTGAATGTGAAAAGCACAGACTTGATGAGATTTAAAAACATTACTCAAAAGCAATTTGTTGTACTCCAGCTGTAATACAAAGTGGAAATAAACTAAATATGAACTGTAAAGATTACCAAGAAGGTGCAAAAACTAAATGTACACAATGCCAGACATGTAGAGAAGCAGAGGTTTCTAAATTTGGTTTAAGGTGGAATTTATAACACCACATAGTAAATAAGAGTTCATATAACTCAAGTTGCAGTTAAATGTGTACCCCATACTATCTAAATGTAATTAAGAAgctaaataaaaagtaattttgAACAAAATTTAGTGTGTGATACATTGGgtgtttattgtattttctGTCAAGTACAATGTGTGGTATGGCATCAATACATCAACAGAAAATGTGTGACAATGATATCAGGCAGAACTTTGCAGAAAGAATCCAACAAATGTCAAGTTAATTTTTGACTATAAAATGATCTATGATAATGTCTAACCAAGTGACATTGCTCCTTGTCACACTGAGGCAGAGGAGCACTCATGCACTCATACCTCACCCATTACAACTAGAGCACTAAATGTGGAGCTGCAACATCACACAATATGGTGTTGTTAAAATAACTATAGGATAGAAAAGTAACTGTAAACACATAATTGGAAaatgtgcgtgcgtgtgtgtgtgtgtgtgtgtgtgtgtttccttttttaaagataatttgTCATGAAACAAATCATAAATGGATTTTAAAATCCTTGTCATATTTAACAGTTGTCATGGATGATGAAGACGGCAGGTGCCTTCTAGATGTAATTTGGTGAGTTATTGCTGACACGGTACAagatctgttttttatttaacaagCCGTTAAGTCGTCTCTTTCATCTTATCTTGTTCTGCTGTGAATCACATTGTTTTCTCCTGCAGTGACCCAGAAGCTCTCAATGACTTTCTTCATGGATCTGAGACCCATGTGAGTATGAGAGAAGAATAGTGAACTGAGATACATGTGTTAGGCTTGTAATTTATAGTGACATGAAACAGGTTTGTAATTGATGTGATGAGGAGTCTTAGTTGCGCGCATTGTAGTTGGGGCTTACATGACTTTGTTCTTAAGTCACTTCCGGATTATTCGTTGATGCACCCTGAAACCCATGTCCCTCACtgctttcatttattctttttatttttaactgctTCCACTGCTTAATGGTTGTCTTTGCTTTTTGATTGCACCATTTATGGTTTCAGCCTGCCTTCCCTTTTTATCAGGCTAATTCACAAAATGAACAATGCTAATACTAACGCTTCCCAACTCTGTTATTCCTATTATTTTGCCCCTCTGTCGCTTATCTTTTCGCTGGTTCTTTACAATCTCGGTTCTCTGGACTGTGTTCTGTCCTttccttcccctcctcctctgtttgaTGGTCTGTATGTTTCTCTGTCCTGGTGGCTTTTGCCTGCTGGTTTGGGTGCCTTTGGTTTCTGTCTGTCCTATCCTGGGTGGGTGTGTCTGTAGTTGGACACTGACGACCTATTGGATGGTTCGAGTGACCCCTCCAGCTCGTTCTTCTCTACCACTGGGGTGAGTAAAATCCCccaatcctcctcctcctgttttctATCCATCTATGTAGCATGCAACTCCAAATACCCTCCCTTTCCACTAACATATCAACACTCTACAAGCTTTGAATCACCGCAGTGTTACAAGAGgtttttgtggggttttgatgTCTGCATATCTGTGTAACTCAGTTACACTCCTCGCCATCAGATTTAGCAACCAAATTCATCCATCACCTTGCTTCACttctttcctcctttccttttAGGGCCATGTTCCAGAGGTCCAGCCTGCAGTCCAGCTGTCAGCCAATGAGCCGACAGGCTTACCCAGAGTCAGTGTTGACCTGGACTTTCTGGAGGATGATGACATCTTGGGAGGATCCCCAGGTGGTGAAGGTGGGAGCAATGGCATTGGGACAAATCATGAGCCATGTGACATCCTGCAGCAGAGCTTGGCTGAAGCCAACATCACAGAGCAAAGCTTACAAGAGGCAGAGGCTGAGCTGGACCTGGGCTCCTTTGGGATTCCAGGCCTTACGCAGGTGGTACAGACACTACCTGATGCCAGCCTCTCTGGGGCTGGAGGCACTGCCGTTGGTGTAGGTATAGGTGTTGGTGTTGGGGGAGCAGCAGCAATTTTCCCTGGGTCAGCCCCGAGCACCACTGCTACTCCTCCTAATGCCACGGCTGACATGCTGGGGTCAGTGCTTGCTCAGCAGGGCCTTCAACTCCAACCCCAGGTTATGAACAAGGCCATTAGTGTTCAGCCATTTATGCAGCCTGTGGGCCTGGGAAACGTGACACTTCAACCCATTTCAAGTCTCCAAGCTCTTCCTAATGGGAGTCAGTCTGGACATTTGGGTATTGGACAGATTCAGGTTGTGGGTCAGCCTACAGTCATGACTATCAATCAGTCTGGGCAGCCAATCCTGGCTAAAGCCATGGGTGGCTACCAGCTGCACCAGTCTGGGCCAGAGGTATCAGGTGCTGGTTCTCAGGCAGGGCTTGGAGGCTCAGGGGGTGGACTTCTGATCCAAGGTAACAAGGCCACTTTGGGATCTCCAGCTTTAAATGGACCGGCTGTTTGTGTCAGCAGCACAAATAGCAGCAGTGGTGGTACAATGACTGCTCCTGCTGGGCTTGTGGGCTTTGGCAGCACCACTCTAAGTTCAGGAATTGGACCCCAGACGCAAACTCAAGGCCAAATCATGCAGAACGTGATCATCCAACGCACACCAACACCCATTCAGCCTAAACCCCCTCAGGGGGGAGCCATCCAACCGAAACTCttcaaacagcaacaacagcagcagcagccacagccaGCGCCccaacccctgcaaaatgatGCTCACAAGGCTCTAGGGCTGCAGCAAATTCCAGTTTCTGCTGCTCAGAATGTAGCCTTCCTGACAGGAAAGCCAGGCTCTAACGTTGTCCTGAGTACTCAAGCCACAACACAAGGCCCTCAGTTTCAACAAACCTTATTCAAGCAACAAGCAGCACAACCATCTGGCAAGCCCCTCAGTGTACACTTGTTAAACCAACAAGGCAGCATCGTTATTCCCTCTCAGACAGTTTTGCAAGGTCAgaaccaccagtttctcctgcCACAGCTACAAGCAGGTGGGCAGATCCTGACCCAGCATCCTGGGGGGCACATCATAACTAGTCAGGGTCCTGGTGGACAGCTCATTGCAAACCAGATTTTAACTGCGAACCAGAACATCAACTTGGGTCAGGTGTTGACTTCACAGGGCCACCCTGGGGCTGCCCACATTCTCTCTGGACCCATTCAGCTCCAGCCTGGCCAGATGGGCACACCCACCCTCTTTCAGATGCCTGTCTCATTGGCTCAGAGTCAAAGCCAGACACAGACCCACTCTGTCTCAGGTCATGCCCAGACAGTTATACAAGGCATGCCAATCCAGAACTCCCTGACCATGCTTAGTCAGGTGGAGGGGCTGAGCCCCGCAGTCAGCCTTCAGCCAGCCCTGCAACCTCAGCCAGGTGGAgtccccagcagcagcagtacaggAGCAGCAACAATGGCTCAAGGCCAGCCTGGAGAGTGTGTTACCGTGCTGGGAAGCTCCACAGACCAGGCTGCGCATCCCACTCAGCAGCATGCACCGCAATCCTCTATCCTTGCCATGCAACCGGcttcctctgtgtcctcagctacCACAGTACCCTCCTCTTCTCCGTCCATGTCTgtgtccacctcctcctctgtcacaGCAGTGGGGCTGGTTCCCCATCAGGCTCAGCACAGTCCAGGGAGGTTACTGTTCACCAACCAGGGCTCCAGTATGATCCTGAGCCCAGAGTCTTTGCAGATGTTCCTGCAACAGGTCAGTGTTCCACTCTCTGAATGTTTGCTTAATTGTGTACAGTTAACATTgtcttgaaaaaaatgaataacatGCACGGAGTGATATCTTGGTCTGACCTTTTTGGTTTACTATTTTACTCCCCCTTCCTTCCAATCCccttcctccttccctccctcaccCTGAAATGGTAAATGTACTCCTATCAGGAGCAGCACCACCAAACAGAGAATGAGTCAACCCCCTCTGTGGGCGTACCAGCGTCTGTAATCGTCAGCAGCAACAGCGTCACTGCTCCGGCCCCCGCTGTCCATGACAGCCAATTAACTGACTCTTGGGTGGGTCAGAGCCACAGCCCTTCCCCTGGCCCCTCCCACATGACAGCAGTGGTAAAGCAGGTAGAAATGCCCCTTTATGTTAAGCCCCACCcacttgttgctgctgctgccgccacAGTGTTAGGGTGTCTAACCTTTCCCCATCACTGCTCTGTACTTCTCTTCTGCATTAGTCATTGCTTCCATGGCTCTCACAGTTAATGCAATTCCAATGCTAAAAAAATACTTGCTTGCAGCTTCTGTGTGTCTCTAACATCGCTTTGTTACATGTAAAGGCATGATCATTCCAGTTGTCCATATGTATTGTGTGTCAGCCACTGTGCTTTTTTGATATTTAGCTATATGAACCTCTTTAGAATGTAGGACTGGCCATCAAGTgccatttttttaacataaattgTTTCACTAATTTGGTATGTTTCTCATTCATTctactgtatgtattttgtaACAGAATATAAAAACCATGCTCATGCTAAATAGGAGAGCTACTAAGGTTCCAAGTGCAACTTGCTCACCTTTTTTACTAACACTGCTCAGTCAAATTCAATCAACTCACCTCATCTGCTGCATTACTGACCAAGGCTTATAAGTCAGTCCACACCTCTCAACTCTACACTCATCATTTAGACTGTCATATGCTTACAGTGCCACCGGCCCTTGTAGCCCCTAGTCTGACCAGTGTAATGACCCCAAAACAATAATTCATGCTTCCCTGACCCCAGTCCCTGAAGTCTTCAGATCACCTTCTACTTCTCCATCACAGGCCCGCAGATATTGACTTCTTGctttttttcaactgtttttTCGTTTTGCCTCGCCAGATGATCATTGCTCCCTTTTTATGTGTAGTTCTCCCCACATGCTAGAAAAAAATCAATGGGCTTCTACTACTTAACTTCAGCAACTattagattttaaagtctaACACTTTGCTTTTGTATTGTTTAGTGTCAATTTTACCTGCGTTTTGTGATTCTGTATTGGGTTGGGCGATATTTCCATATATTGATTTTCAGTGGCATTGTAATAATATCATGAgttatcattttattgttgtacaAATAAACACTTTCAGGCAAGGTATAAATAAAACCCAACAAAATAAGTTAGTTTGTTTTACATGTGTGAAGAGTTTTGTCTAATGCATTGCAAAACAGTGGAACAGTGGTCATTATATACAACatcattttaagtattttacaTACAATCCTGTATAGATttgccatatcgcccagccctatttTGTATCAAGTGTCAAATCTTGAACTATCTACTAGAATCATATCTACTATATACTGTGTGCATGCAGAactttcagtgtgtgtgatttttgtgATTGATTCCCCAATTTCCTCCTGTTTTAAGATATTGCTTGCATTTTTAAGATCAAATAACATACTAGTATTATGTTTCAACTTCTTCAGGTACCCTCCAGTGGACATCAGCAGTCTCTGAAGATCCAGGGCATGTCCCCCTCACCAGCCTTGACCACTCATGCCACAGTGCCCCCAGTGGCAGACAGCCCCCAGCCTTCACCGTCTCCTCTCACTCTGAGCCAGCAGATCCAGTCACCGCACCATCAACAGCAGTCACGCCCTCCCTCACAGCCTCAGCCACAGTCTCAAACTCCCTCCCGCTCATGCACACCCTCATCTCACCCTCAGCTCTTTATTGTCCACAACCAAATGGCAGAATCCCCCCAACCAGCTCCACAAGGCCAGCCGCAGCAGACACAGCCCCAGCAGGCACACATTCAAGTTCAGCTTCAGCCTCAGCCACGGCCGGCCTCTCAGCCTGCGCCTTATCAACAAGATATGCCCCCGATGTCACAGTCGCCCAAACCTCTTCCTGTACCACCTGCACAGCACCAGTTTACTGCTCCTCCTGTCAGCACTTCTGCCACTGCTGTGGTTAAAGCCCAGGTTCCCATCCAGGGCctgacagcagagcagcagcaccaCCTGCAATTAGTAGGAGCGCAAATACAGACCCTATCAACCATCACCCAGCCCTCACTTCAGCAGAAACAGCTCCTGGAGAAGCTACACCAGGTAGTGTCCCAGTTCACCACAAACTTCTCATAATGAAACATTGTTGTGGAATTTGCATGCAATAAGAGGTCTTACTAGTAAATAGTCTTGAGTATATGTACTTCACATGCTACTCTTTCACCCTTTAGTGTTCCTCTAGAATTTCTGgtttacaaaaaaatgtcctGATGTATTTTTTTAGGTCCAGCAGAACATCTTGCTGCAGGCCAAGCAGTTGGCTCAGCCTCAGCCTCAGCCTCAAGCCACCAGTCAGTTCAGCTCCCAGCAAGATGTGCCTGTAGATAAAGTGGCGCTTGCATCATCAGCCAGCACTGGCACACCTGCTCAGCTTCCCCCAGTGCTGCAGCCGACATCAGTGCTCGTCAAAACTCCTGCTACGGGTTGGACACAGTTTACCTCTAAAACAGCATAATGGCAGGACCCTAAAACACCTCAATGTATTTCcctttgtaattatttttttccctcttgttATAGCATCAAGTGACTTACAGGTATTCTCAGGAGCCCAAGGGCCAGCTGGAGCAATGGTGAATCAGACTGTCACTCCTGCCAGCCTTACTCAGCCTGCACAGGTACAGATTACATCACAAAGTCAGGTCCTTCTGTTCTACATTTTCCTTACCATTCAACAGTGAAATCCAAAGGTGTTCTTTCAtgtattttttcagtttcttaCCCTCCTGGTTTCCCCCACAGGTTCAGCCAAAGCCAGGGGTGATCAGCTCAGTTGGAGGGATGACTCTCGGGAAAGGTGGGATGCAGATACAGGTGTTGGGAGCTAGTCTGACTCAAATGCCTGCTTTACAGCCCCCAGCTCCAGTACAAACTCAGGTAAAGGAGTGCCACTGCTCCTGAAAAACAGCCGCGAATATTTCAGTTTAAGCTTTAAGTTGTAACAtctgtttttaatatgtttttccaCGTCACAGACAACAACAATGAAGATGCCTTTCAGTGCAGAGCCCAGCAAAGAAGCTAGGTTTGTCCCAAATGCATTTCAATAGTATATTTCAACTGACTCAAAATATTACGTTTGTAAGTGGTTtttctgtacacacacatcacTACAGGATGCTAGAACAGCTGAGGAAACAGCAGGGTTCAGTGCTTCACCCAAACTACAGTGCTCCTTTCCACTCTTTTGAGGACACACTCCACAGACTGCTGCCTTACCATCTCTACCAGGGAACTGCCAACTCT of Epinephelus lanceolatus isolate andai-2023 chromosome 4, ASM4190304v1, whole genome shotgun sequence contains these proteins:
- the bicra gene encoding BRD4-interacting chromatin-remodeling complex-associated protein isoform X2, coding for MDDEDGRCLLDVICDPEALNDFLHGSETHLDTDDLLDGSSDPSSSFFSTTGGHVPEVQPAVQLSANEPTGLPRVSVDLDFLEDDDILGGSPGGEGGSNGIGTNHEPCDILQQSLAEANITEQSLQEAEAELDLGSFGIPGLTQVVQTLPDASLSGAGGTAVGVGIGVGVGGAAAIFPGSAPSTTATPPNATADMLGSVLAQQGLQLQPQVMNKAISVQPFMQPVGLGNVTLQPISSLQALPNGSQSGHLGIGQIQVVGQPTVMTINQSGQPILAKAMGGYQLHQSGPEVSGAGSQAGLGGSGGGLLIQGNKATLGSPALNGPAVCVSSTNSSSGGTMTAPAGLVGFGSTTLSSGIGPQTQTQGQIMQNVIIQRTPTPIQPKPPQGGAIQPKLFKQQQQQQQPQPAPQPLQNDAHKALGLQQIPVSAAQNVAFLTGKPGSNVVLSTQATTQGPQFQQTLFKQQAAQPSGKPLSVHLLNQQGSIVIPSQTVLQGQNHQFLLPQLQAGGQILTQHPGGHIITSQGPGGQLIANQILTANQNINLGQVLTSQGHPGAAHILSGPIQLQPGQMGTPTLFQMPVSLAQSQSQTQTHSVSGHAQTVIQGMPIQNSLTMLSQVEGLSPAVSLQPALQPQPGGVPSSSSTGAATMAQGQPGECVTVLGSSTDQAAHPTQQHAPQSSILAMQPASSVSSATTVPSSSPSMSVSTSSSVTAVGLVPHQAQHSPGRLLFTNQGSSMILSPESLQMFLQQEQHHQTENESTPSVGVPASVIVSSNSVTAPAPAVHDSQLTDSWVGQSHSPSPGPSHMTAVVKQVPSSGHQQSLKIQGMSPSPALTTHATVPPVADSPQPSPSPLTLSQQIQSPHHQQQSRPPSQPQPQSQTPSRSCTPSSHPQLFIVHNQMAESPQPAPQGQPQQTQPQQAHIQVQLQPQPRPASQPAPYQQDMPPMSQSPKPLPVPPAQHQFTAPPVSTSATAVVKAQVPIQGLTAEQQHHLQLVGAQIQTLSTITQPSLQQKQLLEKLHQVQQNILLQAKQLAQPQPQPQATSQFSSQQDVPVDKVALASSASTGTPAQLPPVLQPTSVLVKTPATASSDLQVFSGAQGPAGAMVNQTVTPASLTQPAQVQPKPGVISSVGGMTLGKGGMQIQVLGASLTQMPALQPPAPVQTQTTTMKMPFSAEPSKEARMLEQLRKQQGSVLHPNYSAPFHSFEDTLHRLLPYHLYQGTANSSQDYQKVDDEFEKVSCHLLKRTQAMLDKYRYLLFAESKRLGPSAEMVMIDRMFIQEEKIALSQDRILAKERPEEFVANARMLESVVSSQQKSTAAETTSVSGGVAAAVSAPAPAAPALAPLSNIAPTPPPAPAPAPAPASAPVPAQAPAPPPAPSATPFPPTKLVIKQGGGGASVSWSSSCPPPPAAAGRLAEPTSQSSSFSRAPVPSSSVSSSSFNSQVADDDDALPQRTSKPPIKTYEARRRIGLKLKIKQDQTGFSKVVHNTALDPVHTPQPQQSSQSISQIQTQPQFEAAVPHPKAHSLSAPPATVIRTQSPVCTASSASSVTIATTQCNPPLRGNVPPNAVPSSSTSSSHTWSLSTSSSSSTQMNGTLDHHEVGGVKHNSASNATPSQTTCRLPLRKTYRENVSPRVRPGVPGGGDESLSYPRPTPSPPRHEASSPLSERTVIGSMKVEKRGREASHTHTESSQETGRLGSAMQGLDGMDEVFNRGIKTTQGAKEKGEEHTDQETDVSKYKRTSGKNRHRAGGTFRMDQHAPGPPSPESSFTRDSLLPAKRCKSDSPDMDNASFSSGSPPDDSLNEHLQCAIDSILNLQQEPSARGHHIKGGNSRSHQHQSQRPGGSAASSHRPSVPPSSSASSSSSLAQHPQVSGRGHNGSLVPQTQSR
- the bicra gene encoding BRD4-interacting chromatin-remodeling complex-associated protein isoform X1, which translates into the protein MDDEDGRCLLDVICDPEALNDFLHGSETHLDTDDLLDGSSDPSSSFFSTTGGHVPEVQPAVQLSANEPTGLPRVSVDLDFLEDDDILGGSPGGEGGSNGIGTNHEPCDILQQSLAEANITEQSLQEAEAELDLGSFGIPGLTQVVQTLPDASLSGAGGTAVGVGIGVGVGGAAAIFPGSAPSTTATPPNATADMLGSVLAQQGLQLQPQVMNKAISVQPFMQPVGLGNVTLQPISSLQALPNGSQSGHLGIGQIQVVGQPTVMTINQSGQPILAKAMGGYQLHQSGPEVSGAGSQAGLGGSGGGLLIQGNKATLGSPALNGPAVCVSSTNSSSGGTMTAPAGLVGFGSTTLSSGIGPQTQTQGQIMQNVIIQRTPTPIQPKPPQGGAIQPKLFKQQQQQQQPQPAPQPLQNDAHKALGLQQIPVSAAQNVAFLTGKPGSNVVLSTQATTQGPQFQQTLFKQQAAQPSGKPLSVHLLNQQGSIVIPSQTVLQGQNHQFLLPQLQAGGQILTQHPGGHIITSQGPGGQLIANQILTANQNINLGQVLTSQGHPGAAHILSGPIQLQPGQMGTPTLFQMPVSLAQSQSQTQTHSVSGHAQTVIQGMPIQNSLTMLSQVEGLSPAVSLQPALQPQPGGVPSSSSTGAATMAQGQPGECVTVLGSSTDQAAHPTQQHAPQSSILAMQPASSVSSATTVPSSSPSMSVSTSSSVTAVGLVPHQAQHSPGRLLFTNQGSSMILSPESLQMFLQQEQHHQTENESTPSVGVPASVIVSSNSVTAPAPAVHDSQLTDSWVGQSHSPSPGPSHMTAVVKQVPSSGHQQSLKIQGMSPSPALTTHATVPPVADSPQPSPSPLTLSQQIQSPHHQQQSRPPSQPQPQSQTPSRSCTPSSHPQLFIVHNQMAESPQPAPQGQPQQTQPQQAHIQVQLQPQPRPASQPAPYQQDMPPMSQSPKPLPVPPAQHQFTAPPVSTSATAVVKAQVPIQGLTAEQQHHLQLVGAQIQTLSTITQPSLQQKQLLEKLHQVQQNILLQAKQLAQPQPQPQATSQFSSQQDVPVDKVALASSASTGTPAQLPPVLQPTSVLVKTPATASSDLQVFSGAQGPAGAMVNQTVTPASLTQPAQVQPKPGVISSVGGMTLGKGGMQIQVLGASLTQMPALQPPAPVQTQTTTMKMPFSAEPSKEARMLEQLRKQQGSVLHPNYSAPFHSFEDTLHRLLPYHLYQGTANSSQDYQKVDDEFEKVSCHLLKRTQAMLDKYRYLLFAESKQRLGPSAEMVMIDRMFIQEEKIALSQDRILAKERPEEFVANARMLESVVSSQQKSTAAETTSVSGGVAAAVSAPAPAAPALAPLSNIAPTPPPAPAPAPAPASAPVPAQAPAPPPAPSATPFPPTKLVIKQGGGGASVSWSSSCPPPPAAAGRLAEPTSQSSSFSRAPVPSSSVSSSSFNSQVADDDDALPQRTSKPPIKTYEARRRIGLKLKIKQDQTGFSKVVHNTALDPVHTPQPQQSSQSISQIQTQPQFEAAVPHPKAHSLSAPPATVIRTQSPVCTASSASSVTIATTQCNPPLRGNVPPNAVPSSSTSSSHTWSLSTSSSSSTQMNGTLDHHEVGGVKHNSASNATPSQTTCRLPLRKTYRENVSPRVRPGVPGGGDESLSYPRPTPSPPRHEASSPLSERTVIGSMKVEKRGREASHTHTESSQETGRLGSAMQGLDGMDEVFNRGIKTTQGAKEKGEEHTDQETDVSKYKRTSGKNRHRAGGTFRMDQHAPGPPSPESSFTRDSLLPAKRCKSDSPDMDNASFSSGSPPDDSLNEHLQCAIDSILNLQQEPSARGHHIKGGNSRSHQHQSQRPGGSAASSHRPSVPPSSSASSSSSLAQHPQVSGRGHNGSLVPQTQSR
- the bicra gene encoding BRD4-interacting chromatin-remodeling complex-associated protein isoform X3; the protein is MDDEDGRCLLDVICDPEALNDFLHGSETHGHVPEVQPAVQLSANEPTGLPRVSVDLDFLEDDDILGGSPGGEGGSNGIGTNHEPCDILQQSLAEANITEQSLQEAEAELDLGSFGIPGLTQVVQTLPDASLSGAGGTAVGVGIGVGVGGAAAIFPGSAPSTTATPPNATADMLGSVLAQQGLQLQPQVMNKAISVQPFMQPVGLGNVTLQPISSLQALPNGSQSGHLGIGQIQVVGQPTVMTINQSGQPILAKAMGGYQLHQSGPEVSGAGSQAGLGGSGGGLLIQGNKATLGSPALNGPAVCVSSTNSSSGGTMTAPAGLVGFGSTTLSSGIGPQTQTQGQIMQNVIIQRTPTPIQPKPPQGGAIQPKLFKQQQQQQQPQPAPQPLQNDAHKALGLQQIPVSAAQNVAFLTGKPGSNVVLSTQATTQGPQFQQTLFKQQAAQPSGKPLSVHLLNQQGSIVIPSQTVLQGQNHQFLLPQLQAGGQILTQHPGGHIITSQGPGGQLIANQILTANQNINLGQVLTSQGHPGAAHILSGPIQLQPGQMGTPTLFQMPVSLAQSQSQTQTHSVSGHAQTVIQGMPIQNSLTMLSQVEGLSPAVSLQPALQPQPGGVPSSSSTGAATMAQGQPGECVTVLGSSTDQAAHPTQQHAPQSSILAMQPASSVSSATTVPSSSPSMSVSTSSSVTAVGLVPHQAQHSPGRLLFTNQGSSMILSPESLQMFLQQEQHHQTENESTPSVGVPASVIVSSNSVTAPAPAVHDSQLTDSWVGQSHSPSPGPSHMTAVVKQVPSSGHQQSLKIQGMSPSPALTTHATVPPVADSPQPSPSPLTLSQQIQSPHHQQQSRPPSQPQPQSQTPSRSCTPSSHPQLFIVHNQMAESPQPAPQGQPQQTQPQQAHIQVQLQPQPRPASQPAPYQQDMPPMSQSPKPLPVPPAQHQFTAPPVSTSATAVVKAQVPIQGLTAEQQHHLQLVGAQIQTLSTITQPSLQQKQLLEKLHQVQQNILLQAKQLAQPQPQPQATSQFSSQQDVPVDKVALASSASTGTPAQLPPVLQPTSVLVKTPATASSDLQVFSGAQGPAGAMVNQTVTPASLTQPAQVQPKPGVISSVGGMTLGKGGMQIQVLGASLTQMPALQPPAPVQTQTTTMKMPFSAEPSKEARMLEQLRKQQGSVLHPNYSAPFHSFEDTLHRLLPYHLYQGTANSSQDYQKVDDEFEKVSCHLLKRTQAMLDKYRYLLFAESKQRLGPSAEMVMIDRMFIQEEKIALSQDRILAKERPEEFVANARMLESVVSSQQKSTAAETTSVSGGVAAAVSAPAPAAPALAPLSNIAPTPPPAPAPAPAPASAPVPAQAPAPPPAPSATPFPPTKLVIKQGGGGASVSWSSSCPPPPAAAGRLAEPTSQSSSFSRAPVPSSSVSSSSFNSQVADDDDALPQRTSKPPIKTYEARRRIGLKLKIKQDQTGFSKVVHNTALDPVHTPQPQQSSQSISQIQTQPQFEAAVPHPKAHSLSAPPATVIRTQSPVCTASSASSVTIATTQCNPPLRGNVPPNAVPSSSTSSSHTWSLSTSSSSSTQMNGTLDHHEVGGVKHNSASNATPSQTTCRLPLRKTYRENVSPRVRPGVPGGGDESLSYPRPTPSPPRHEASSPLSERTVIGSMKVEKRGREASHTHTESSQETGRLGSAMQGLDGMDEVFNRGIKTTQGAKEKGEEHTDQETDVSKYKRTSGKNRHRAGGTFRMDQHAPGPPSPESSFTRDSLLPAKRCKSDSPDMDNASFSSGSPPDDSLNEHLQCAIDSILNLQQEPSARGHHIKGGNSRSHQHQSQRPGGSAASSHRPSVPPSSSASSSSSLAQHPQVSGRGHNGSLVPQTQSR